The Acomys russatus chromosome 27, mAcoRus1.1, whole genome shotgun sequence genome includes the window aatagctgaggagtattccatagtgtaaatggaccagggtttctttttccattcttctactgagggacacgtaggctgtttccatgtgctggctattatgaataacgccacttggaacatggttgagcatatgtccttgtcgTGTactggaccatcttctgggtatattccagggaatggaatagctgggtcttgaggtaggcctattcccaattttctgagatcgcaccagatagatttccaaagggcTTGggctagtttgcatttccaccagcaatgaaggagtgttcctctttccccacatcctcgccagcatgtggtgtcacttgaatttttgatctcagccattctggtgggtataagatggaatctcagagttgttttgatttgcatttctctgatgactaaagacattgagcatttctttaagtgtttctcagccactcgagatattcctctgttgagaattctctccttaattctgagccccatttctcaattgggtttttgggtttttggtttcgTGGCGTTTACGTTCTTGAgctctttatctattttggacaGTAGACCTTTCTCAGaagtagagttggtgaagatcttttcccagtctgtaggctgtccctttgttctgttgacagggtctccgtccttacagaagcttctcagactcatgaggtccggtttgttaattgttgacctcagcacctgggctgttggtgttctgttcaggaagttgtctcctcggCCAACGTGTTCttgactcttccccactttttcttctaactgatgtagtatctctggttttatgttcaggtctttaatccacttggacttgagtttggtgcatagtgacaaatatgggcccagtTACATTTTGTTACGTGCAGAGATCCagtgagaccagcaccatttgttgaattcgctatccttttcccattgactAGATTAGGCTCCTTTTTCAAACATCAAGTAACCATATAGGTGTCTGGTCTTTTTATGACATTCCGTACCCAGAGACGGACGCGGAGCGACAGAGAGAGCCtcctttcttttgtatttgtagGTGTTGGGTTATTAATGTCCTTTCTTTCCCTATGTATAATTACCCTCCTTTGGTTGGAGTTCTCTTTTTACTATCTTCTGTGGCGCTGGATATGTGGCTAGGGACTGTTTGGACTTGCTTTTGTCTTGGactgtcttcttttctccatctatgctATTTAGAGCTTTGCTggctatagtagtctgggttggcgtCGGTGGACTCTTGGTGTCTGCATAGCttctgtccaagcccttctggattgcatagtctctgttgagaaggcaggtgtaattctgatacatttgcctttatatgtgacttggctgttgtctcttgcaacttttaatactctttcttctttctataccTTTACTGTTTTAGACTACTATGTGGCAGGACGATTTTCCTTTCTGCTCCATTCTATTTTGAGTTaggtaggcttcttgtatgtcaATGGGCATTCCTTCCTTTGGGTTAGGGaggttttcttccatgattttgttgagaatatttttggaggccttgcagttgggaggcttcttttccttctatcccTATGTTTCTTAGATTGTGTCTTCTCATCGGGTCCTAGATGTCTTGGATATCCACTCAAGAGATTTTTAGGCTTAGCATTTTCCTTGACTGCTCTATCCATTTCCTCAGTCAAATCTTCTGTCTCTGATATTCTTGTTCCACCTCTTGAACTCTCTTGGTCATGCTTGTGACTATGGATCCTGTCCTCTTCGCTCTTATTTCCACTTCCTGGATTCTCTCAGAGTGGATTTTCCTCCTGGCTTGGATCTCCTCTTTTAGATCATGCTACCAttcactcatttctttctcctgttagATTGTAGTTTCTTCAAGGGATTTTGTcaattctttctctgtgttttccagttctagtttgagggatgtCTTTTCCTCCGtgaaggcctctatcattttcataccctcagatttgaaatccttctcttctGTGTCAGCTGAGAGAGTAGCTCCAGGCCTTGCTGTGGTGGGGGCCTGATGTTGTCAGTTTCTGGTGGTGTCAAATAGTCCTGTAGATGGTTGCTTGGGCTCTtgtgctgacctcttcccattgggATGTCTTTGCTTGGAGTGGATGCCCAGTGCCTGCTTTCACCTCCGAACCTTTGGTGGCCTCGTGGGAGGCCTGAGATCAGAGCCTCTTGTGATCCCGATTGTGGGGTCTGGTGGGTGCCAGAACCCAGGCACTGGTGATTTTGGAGACTCAAGCTAGGACTGTGCACTAGGCAGTTCAATAGCTGTGTTCCACCCAGGGGTGTGGAGGACACACAGGTGTACTGCAGCTGCTTAGGAACCCTGGAGCTCTCCGTGTGGCTTCTCTGAGTGACCTGAGATCAGCTCTGCTTGTGATCCTGAGTGTAGGGTGTGCTGGATGCTAAGACACATAGATGCTGGGGATTTAGCAGTCTCCAGCTACTTCTGTCCGCTAGGGAATGCCCAGAGCCGCCCAAAAGCTCGACATGGggctctgactctgcctcttgcTCTGGGGTCCCGGGGCCTTGGTGCTTTTGCCTGGTGGCAAGAGGCCAGACACGAGCGAGCTCCGCTAAATTTGGATCCCTCTCACATTTAGGTCACCGCTGTTGACGGTTTCTGGTTCTCTGATCAGTGCTTGGCTTGTTGAATAGCCACTGCTGTCCTGCCAATCCACCaagggaggcggggggggggggttaggtgccgccatcttggatctaaGATGTGGCCTCTTTGTTTGTTGGACTTGGTTTGTCCCAAccacttgtttacaataaacacaAAGACTCTGGATTCAAGGCGTGTGCTAAGACctttttatttcaattacatGTTTCTCCGGTTCACAGTCTGGGGGTTCCATTGGGATCAAGTATCCTGCAACAGCCCCCTTGGTGTTTCGGCTAAGAAGCGTCCCTTGCTTTCCTATTGCAACAAAAGCAATGATCAATCCCATAAAGCTAAGAGGCCGAAGGTCCTGATGAAGAAGTCTTGATGTGACGCTCCTTCATCCCTGCAGTGCCAGTCATCGGTCCCGGTCCCACAGTCCCCCCGCAAATAAGCGTTTTCCAATGGTCCGGTCTGGTGAGCCGTCTGTCCTGTTCCAGCCACTTGGTATCTTCCTCGGGGCCGCCATCACGAGTGGACTGTCAGCCAGCCTTGGGACCAGCACCAGGGCAGAGAGGGTGCTGGGGTCTTTCCTGTAGGCATGTGCAGCCAGAACGCGGTCAGTCTTCAGGGTGTGCTCTGAGTCGGAGAAGATGCTCGCCAGCAGGCCCCTGAGCTCAAGGGTCTCTGCAGAAGGCTCCGGGCTGTCGTGGGACGCTCCTGCTGCATCGGGGCCAGGCTATCCAGGCCTGGGGAGTCCAGCTGCCTAGGAAGCCAAGGCCTTGAAGAGGCGTCCTGGATCCGGCATGGAGCCCGGTGGCTGGTGCTTTCTACCTGGCTGCGGGGGCTCCGAAGGCCAGGCGCAGAGGGGCCCACTCCTGGCCGGCCATTGAGAAGCGGCGGCCTGTCTCCGAGAAGGGCCTTCTTTCGAAGAAAGTCTTCTAGCCGAGGGCCGTTTCTTCCCAGAGGGTCATCGGGAATCAGAAAGATGTCCCCGACGAACGTGTACTGAAGCAGTCTCTTGGCAATGATTTCTCTCCAGGATTCTGACTCAGTCACAAACTCTCTCAGGTGATCATTCGTCACGATGATACCCCCGGTCTTGTCCGCTAAGTGGAGTAGGAACCTGTCCTCGTGAGAAGCCATTCTTTCTCCCAAGACCTCCCGGGAAGGAGTTAAACATAAGATCCCAAGCTCCTGGAGCTGGCTTAAGAGGTGCTGTTCTGTGACACGAGGGTCCCGTTTGGTCCTCCACTGCGGGACAAACACAGTGATGTTTCTGCTGCCAAGCCTCCAGAAATGTTCCACTGCGAGGGCTAGTCCACGGCAACTAAAGAACTGTTTCAGACCATGGCTCATGGCGACGTTGCTCCCGTCGATCACAATATGCTTCAGATCCGCCCTCCCTGGGTCATTGGTCAATGCCAGCCTGTAGGGGACCCTAAGGGCCTCTTGAAATCTTTGCACCCCGGTGACTGAGGAATCGGGACAACCAGACCATCTGCCCAAGCCTGCATCACCGCTCACTGAGGGAAACAGCTGAGGCTGGGCCGAACTACAAGAGCCTGAGCTTTCTTCACAGGCGGCCTTCCTGGGAGTCGGAAGCAGGGATCCTGCTGGCTGCTGACAACCATTGGCCTGCACTTCCTCCCGGGTAACTGGGAGAGCCAGTGAGGGCGCTGCCCTTTCCTCGGTTCCCTTAAGAGCTGGCGCCTCAGCTTCCATGGGCTGAGCCACTTGACCCTCCAGCTCACTGGCTTCCCTGGCTTCCCCaaagcctgctttcttctcttctctcacttcctcagccttctgtctctcctccagcCTTTGTAATCTCTTGGCGAATTGCTCTTGTTGGCGGACCACCTTTTCTTGTCGTGCAATCAGTCCTTCGAGGGTTTTCAAGGCTTTCTCCTGCTGGACGGTCACTTTGTCAAGCTCCTTTGAGAAATAACACATAATAAAGGTGGCTATCCAGAGGACGGTGAGATACACGCTGCTGATCACGTGTGCAACAAGTGCTGCCATGGCTTTTTCAAGTTAGGCTTCTGTGCCCCCTCGAGGCAAAGCGTGGCTCTCCAGCGATCTGAAAGAGAGTTTCCCTCCTGCTGTCTTTTCT containing:
- the LOC127209835 gene encoding LOW QUALITY PROTEIN: NEDD4-binding protein 1-like (The sequence of the model RefSeq protein was modified relative to this genomic sequence to represent the inferred CDS: inserted 1 base in 1 codon), whose translation is MEAEAPALKGTEERAAPSLALPVTREEVQANGCQQPAGSLLPTPRKAACEESSGSCSSAQPQLFPSVSGDAGLGRWSGCPDSSVTGVQRFQEALRVPYRLALTNDPGRADLKHIVIDGSNVAMSHGLKQFLLHLADKTGGIIVTNDHLREFVTESESWREIIAKRLLQYTFVGDIFLIPDDPLGRNGPRLEDFLRKKALLGDRPPLLNGRPGVGPSAPGLRSPRSQVESTSHRAPCRIQDASSRPWLPRQLDSPGLDSLAPMQQERPTTARXPSAETLELRGLLASIFSDSEHTLKTDRVLAAHAYRKDPSTLSALVLVPRLADSPLVMAAPRKIPSGWNRTDGSPDRTIGKRLFAGGLWDRDR